The following proteins are encoded in a genomic region of Hyphomicrobiales bacterium:
- a CDS encoding DUF2865 domain-containing protein: protein MSCLRFARHGHHAVGRCSSPAFEFGTLLALVLAMLVALVVGGTPAAAQSGGFFSLFQSKPARPPARVVRVPEHRRVAPGRIIRVGPNGRVLSHGGYRIVVGPDGSRRIFKPFAEASRQRGYLDGSDAAGRQSLRPEASRSGGYRTVCVRLCDGYYFPLSHGVSSSAFRRDRNRCDAACGNSAAMFVTWTGNDDVARWRDLNGNTYGDLKNAFRYRRERVAGCQCKPEPWSRDARIRHARFAAVEDGSSLSDVRVREARVIDNPQVRVTPLQIVPGRAVPSGQGDPDDVAETVAAGVEGSTGATTGEAASGVETAEHEADAAERIEAGETELALRQAGGPVVAAEGGVLPESWRATDPLLSAHATGEPVAAEDHEARRRAFLMARQRGTWRLEQGHAGGTIGYAGRPRYATPALSGARPVVAPVKSGAPSTSSTWRRNWQAARD, encoded by the coding sequence ATGAGTTGTCTCCGTTTCGCCCGGCATGGGCACCATGCCGTGGGACGGTGTTCGTCCCCGGCATTCGAATTCGGCACCCTACTCGCCCTGGTGCTCGCGATGCTCGTTGCGCTGGTCGTCGGGGGGACGCCCGCGGCGGCGCAGAGCGGCGGTTTCTTCTCGCTTTTCCAGAGCAAGCCGGCCCGGCCCCCCGCGCGCGTCGTGCGCGTGCCGGAGCATCGGCGCGTGGCTCCCGGGCGCATCATCCGCGTCGGGCCGAACGGGCGGGTCTTGAGCCACGGCGGCTACCGCATCGTGGTCGGACCGGACGGCAGCCGCCGAATTTTCAAGCCGTTCGCCGAAGCGAGCAGGCAACGGGGCTACCTCGACGGTTCCGATGCCGCGGGTCGTCAGAGCCTTCGTCCCGAGGCCTCGCGGAGCGGCGGATACCGCACCGTGTGCGTCCGGCTCTGCGATGGCTATTACTTCCCGCTGAGCCACGGCGTTTCCAGCTCCGCGTTCCGGCGTGACCGCAACCGCTGCGATGCCGCCTGCGGCAACTCGGCGGCGATGTTCGTCACTTGGACCGGCAACGACGACGTGGCCCGCTGGCGCGATCTCAACGGCAACACCTACGGCGACCTCAAGAATGCGTTTCGCTATCGCCGCGAGCGGGTTGCCGGCTGCCAGTGCAAGCCCGAGCCCTGGTCGCGGGATGCGCGCATCCGCCACGCGCGGTTCGCCGCCGTCGAGGATGGCAGCTCGCTCAGTGATGTTCGGGTGCGCGAGGCGCGGGTCATCGATAATCCGCAGGTGCGGGTGACGCCACTGCAGATCGTGCCGGGCCGCGCCGTTCCCTCCGGTCAGGGCGACCCGGACGACGTCGCCGAGACGGTCGCCGCGGGTGTGGAGGGATCGACTGGCGCGACGACGGGCGAAGCCGCCAGTGGCGTCGAGACCGCCGAACACGAGGCCGACGCTGCCGAACGGATCGAGGCGGGCGAGACCGAACTCGCCTTACGGCAGGCCGGTGGCCCGGTGGTTGCGGCGGAAGGCGGCGTCCTGCCCGAAAGCTGGCGGGCGACCGATCCGCTGCTCTCGGCGCATGCGACCGGTGAACCGGTGGCTGCCGAGGACCATGAAGCCCGGCGCCGGGCGTTTCTGATGGCCCGCCAGCGCGGCACCTGGCGACTGGAGCAGGGGCACGCGGGTGGCACGATCGGCTACGCCGGCCGGCCGCGGTACGCGACGCCCGCACTCTCAGGAGCGCGCCCCGTGGTCGCTCCGGTCAAGTCCGGGGCCCCCAGTACTTCGAGCACCTGGCGGCGGAACTGGCAGGCTGCCCGCGACTGA